Proteins encoded within one genomic window of Thunnus maccoyii chromosome 22, fThuMac1.1, whole genome shotgun sequence:
- the LOC121889493 gene encoding uncharacterized protein LOC121889493, translating to MEPFSSRCHASDQLGSRRSTCVHAMAHSDAALFQAINIFNRMFARLRRALKKTAVPLLRNDDKDKLSNSMQTLLPSTLSPAAQILSLFWVHCLPPGQRTPHTDDVTPPTATEPRLLQPWLKARLNSGYKSRFTELTTKPGSSCSSLPPPPPLLWMAAHFRVPRPAPPVRRTLMTSRHSQLLQPSCRARSYLPLCLLPPCLICLMFFVFSLIPVSAGCTINPRTCIPSSFPLPFLQLQLPLRFRLDPLQQLLLLCFFPQPPPVQPLPQQQLHQAKMLPPMGPLNFLLFYPCSPPFPNIQMFFLCLQHFHSGVHHSTPLWPTKPGFPVLHSLQFHHHSS from the coding sequence atggaacccttctcctccagatgccacgcttctgatcagctgggatcCAGACGCTCCACATGCGTCCACGCAATGGCCCACTCGGACGCGGCTCTTTTCCAAGcgattaacatcttcaaccgGATGTTTGCTCGCCTCCGGCGAGCTCTCAAGAAGACGGCCGTCCCACTCCTACGAAAcgatgataaagacaaactttccaactctATGCAAACTCTACTTCCATCAACCCTCTCACCAGCAGCTCAAATCCTCTCGCTCTTCTGGGTTCATTGTCTGCCGCCGGGCCAACGCACGCCTCACACCGATGACGTCACACCGCCTACTGCAACAGAGCCCAGACTTCTTCAGCCCTGGCTGAAGGCCAGGCTGAACTCTGGATACAAATCCCGTTTCACCGAACTGACAACAAAGCCaggttcttcctgctcctctctgcctccacctccaccactgcTCTGGATGGCTGCTCACTTCCGGGTTCCCCGCCCAGCGCCACCTGTACGCCGCACGTTGATGACGTCACGACACAGCCAACTGCTTCAGCCCTCTTGCAGGGCCAGGTCGTATCTCCCCCTGTGCCTGCTCCCTCCCTGTCTGATCTGTctcatgttttttgtcttttctctcatccccGTGTCCGCAGGCTGCACAATCAACCCCCGCACATGTATCCCctcatcctttcctcttcccttccttcagctgcagctgccTCTACGCTTTCGGCTCGACCCActccagcagctccttcttttatgtttctttccTCAGCCACCTCCAGTCCAGCCGTTACCACAGCAACAGTTGCACCAAGCCAAGATGCTCCCTCCGATGGGCCCACTCAATTTCCTACTGTTCTATCCCtgttcccctcccttccccaacatccaaatgttttttctgtgtcttcagcACTTTCACTCTGGCGTCCACCACTCCACCCCTCTATGGCCTACAAAGCCAGGCTTTCCAGTTCTGCACAGCCTCCAGTTCCACCACCACTCCAGCTGA